The following proteins are co-located in the Pseudomonas cavernae genome:
- a CDS encoding multicopper oxidase family protein: MDCNNQEEPSSSPETTNNRRTFLKLGAAAMAAPLLLGSRPSAAKGGRDDAAEAAAAAIIPPSPKTTPWQEELPRAWTPIKPVAPDSFAPEPTEAADTSGGECGRAAHPRYVELIQDKPPLYYDMRAKERNDWLFHPDYPPQTIWGFADGKDGPAMIPGPLFVNRYGQPVLCRIYNELPKDHKGFGTPEISTHLHNLHAPSESDGFPGDYWSAHKVGPTFGDPEGKGAPGTFKDHFYPNVCAGYDEVNSDPTLAQYAARDEQGRMIGDSREALGTLWYHDHCLDFTAPNVVLGLAGFYTLYDELDSGDENDANPVALRLPSGDYDYPIALGDRRFDASGLLTFDQFSPEGTLGDKCIVNGKIEPVLRVDARKYRFRLLNSGPARFYALYLVDTNNRVQTFTYIANDGNLLPAPLKNQSSVVLGVAERADIVVDFSKYPIGTELYLVNRYRQDSSRGPKDIKAPGERVLKLIVDRQPARPDYSQVPDKLRELRPLPSVKELAALPVRRWEFARKGGVWTINGRQVDVNNPRAQIRQGQGEIWELVNPSGGWMHPVHIHFEEGRILSKTVDGTSVPVPVHERGRKDVYVLQHDSTIRLFMRFRDFQGKYVMHCHNVIHEDHAMMIRWDIT, translated from the coding sequence ATGGACTGCAATAACCAAGAAGAGCCAAGTAGCTCGCCGGAAACCACCAATAACCGCCGCACCTTCCTCAAGCTCGGCGCCGCCGCCATGGCCGCGCCCTTGCTGCTAGGCAGCCGCCCGAGTGCCGCCAAGGGCGGCCGTGATGACGCCGCGGAGGCGGCTGCAGCGGCGATCATTCCCCCCAGCCCGAAGACCACCCCCTGGCAAGAGGAACTGCCGCGGGCCTGGACGCCGATCAAACCCGTAGCCCCCGACAGCTTCGCGCCGGAGCCGACGGAGGCGGCCGACACCAGCGGCGGCGAATGCGGGCGCGCGGCCCATCCACGCTACGTCGAATTGATCCAGGACAAGCCCCCGCTGTATTACGACATGCGCGCCAAGGAGCGTAACGACTGGCTGTTCCACCCGGACTACCCGCCGCAGACGATCTGGGGCTTCGCCGATGGCAAGGACGGCCCGGCGATGATTCCCGGCCCGCTGTTCGTCAACCGTTACGGCCAGCCGGTGCTGTGCCGCATCTATAACGAGCTGCCGAAAGACCACAAGGGCTTCGGTACCCCGGAAATCTCCACCCACCTGCACAACCTGCATGCGCCCTCGGAAAGCGATGGCTTCCCCGGCGACTACTGGAGTGCGCACAAGGTCGGGCCGACCTTTGGCGACCCGGAGGGCAAGGGCGCACCGGGCACCTTCAAGGATCACTTCTATCCCAATGTCTGTGCCGGCTACGACGAGGTCAACAGCGACCCGACGCTGGCCCAATACGCCGCCCGCGACGAGCAGGGCAGAATGATCGGCGACTCGCGCGAGGCGCTGGGCACCCTCTGGTACCACGATCACTGCCTGGACTTCACCGCGCCGAATGTGGTCCTGGGCCTGGCCGGCTTCTACACCCTGTACGACGAACTCGACTCCGGCGACGAGAACGACGCCAATCCCGTCGCCCTGCGCCTGCCCAGTGGCGACTACGACTATCCCATCGCCTTGGGCGACCGCCGCTTCGATGCCAGCGGCCTGCTGACCTTCGACCAGTTCAGCCCGGAGGGCACGCTCGGCGACAAGTGCATAGTCAACGGCAAGATCGAGCCGGTGCTGCGGGTGGACGCGCGCAAGTACCGTTTCCGCCTGCTCAACAGCGGCCCTGCCCGCTTCTATGCCCTGTATCTGGTCGACACCAACAACCGGGTGCAGACCTTCACCTATATCGCCAACGACGGCAACCTGCTGCCGGCGCCGCTGAAGAACCAGAGCAGCGTGGTGCTGGGGGTGGCCGAGCGCGCCGATATCGTGGTGGATTTCTCCAAGTACCCGATCGGCACCGAGCTGTACCTGGTCAATCGCTACCGGCAGGACTCGAGCCGCGGCCCCAAGGACATCAAGGCGCCGGGCGAGCGCGTGCTGAAACTCATCGTCGACCGCCAACCGGCGCGCCCGGACTACAGCCAGGTGCCGGACAAGCTGCGCGAACTGCGACCGCTGCCCAGCGTCAAGGAACTCGCTGCCCTGCCGGTGCGGCGCTGGGAGTTCGCCCGCAAGGGCGGGGTGTGGACGATCAACGGCCGGCAGGTCGACGTCAACAATCCGCGCGCGCAGATCCGCCAGGGCCAGGGCGAGATCTGGGAGCTGGTCAACCCCAGCGGCGGCTGGATGCACCCGGTGCACATCCACTTCGAGGAGGGCCGCATCCTCAGCAAGACAGTTGACGGCACGAGCGTGCCGGTGCCGGTCCATGAGAGGGGCCGCAAGGATGTGTACGTGCTGCAGCACGACTCCACGATCCGCCTGTTCATGCGCTTTCGCGACTTCCAGGGCAAGTACGTGATGCATTGCCACAACGTGATCCACGAGGACCACGCCATGATGATTCGCTGGGACATCACCTGA
- a CDS encoding c-type cytochrome domain-containing protein, translated as MHRRFTGAALLALCSALLAVPGVGAEEVGAEEVLRLLQANCVICHKQPGAPLRLRLDSLEGLLRGSLNGPVVQPGRPQDSELIRRLKGLSQPRMPLTGPPFLEDEEIARIERWIAIGAPLGSAGRAAAKAAGVPPYSAAEVASLLQANCLECHLGADAPVHLRLDSLEGLLRGSENGPVVQPGRPQDSELIRRLKGISQPRMPLNGPPFLMDEEIAGVEGWIAAGAPLAGVVGGGADPAPPSARPAPGAPLTYLQVAPILQARCVKCHASQGLMGPAPEGYRLTSYAEVLASGERARVVPGSALASELVRRIRGQARPRMPHDGPPFLSDAEIGLIASWIDQGARDAHGQPAALPSGARVRLHGTLADDWRLDGLPLQVNEQTRLDKRPQPGDYVQVRGRLNADGGVTAERIRRR; from the coding sequence ATGCATAGACGTTTCACTGGTGCGGCCTTGCTCGCGTTGTGCTCGGCACTGCTGGCGGTGCCGGGCGTCGGCGCGGAAGAGGTCGGCGCCGAGGAGGTGCTCCGGCTGCTGCAGGCCAATTGCGTGATTTGCCATAAGCAGCCCGGTGCGCCGTTGCGCCTGCGCCTCGACAGCCTCGAAGGACTGCTGCGCGGCAGCCTGAACGGCCCGGTGGTGCAGCCGGGGCGGCCGCAGGACAGCGAGCTGATCCGCCGCCTGAAAGGCCTCAGCCAGCCGCGCATGCCGTTGACCGGCCCGCCGTTTCTCGAGGATGAGGAGATCGCCCGCATCGAGCGCTGGATTGCCATCGGCGCGCCGCTCGGCAGTGCGGGCCGCGCCGCGGCGAAAGCCGCAGGCGTGCCCCCCTATAGCGCCGCGGAGGTCGCCAGCCTGCTGCAGGCCAATTGCCTGGAGTGTCATCTGGGCGCGGATGCGCCGGTGCATCTGCGTCTCGACAGCCTCGAGGGACTGCTGCGTGGCAGTGAGAACGGCCCGGTGGTACAGCCCGGGCGGCCGCAGGACAGCGAACTGATCCGCCGCCTGAAAGGCATCAGCCAGCCGCGCATGCCGCTGAACGGGCCGCCGTTCCTGATGGACGAGGAAATCGCTGGGGTCGAGGGCTGGATTGCCGCCGGCGCGCCGCTCGCTGGCGTGGTCGGTGGCGGCGCTGACCCGGCGCCGCCGTCCGCCCGGCCAGCCCCGGGTGCGCCGCTGACCTACCTGCAGGTCGCGCCCATCCTGCAGGCCCGCTGCGTTAAGTGCCATGCCAGTCAGGGCCTGATGGGGCCGGCGCCGGAAGGCTATCGCCTGACTTCCTATGCGGAAGTCCTGGCCAGCGGCGAGCGCGCGCGGGTGGTGCCCGGCTCGGCGCTGGCCAGCGAGCTGGTGCGGCGCATCCGTGGTCAGGCGCGGCCGCGCATGCCGCATGACGGCCCGCCGTTCTTGAGTGACGCGGAAATCGGCCTGATCGCCAGCTGGATCGACCAGGGTGCGCGTGATGCCCACGGCCAGCCGGCAGCCTTGCCGAGCGGGGCGCGCGTGCGCCTGCATGGCACCCTCGCTGACGACTGGCGCCTGGATGGCCTACCGCTGCAGGTGAACGAGCAGACCCGCCTGGACAAGCGCCCGCAGCCTGGCGATTACGTGCAGGTGCGCGGTCGCCTGAACGCCGACGGTGGCGTGACTGCCGAGCGCATCCGCCGCCGCTGA
- a CDS encoding SCO family protein gives MNTRRNILAGLGTAALGLAAWHAGKGLEQTAPAAPRPDNAGYFPNVRLYTHEGKAVRFYDDLIRNKVVAINMMYTACGDRCPTMTANLLAVQRMLGERAGRDVFMYSLTLQPELDTPEVLKAYADKYRIKPGWQFLTGAPEDIERLRFKLGFYDIDPLIDGNKASHTGMVRIGNDHFNRWSMAPALADPRQIFATLNHLDHRVAQTGSAADPART, from the coding sequence ATGAACACACGCAGAAACATCCTCGCCGGCCTGGGTACCGCCGCCCTCGGCCTGGCCGCCTGGCACGCCGGCAAAGGGCTCGAACAGACCGCCCCGGCCGCCCCACGCCCCGACAACGCCGGCTATTTCCCCAACGTCCGCCTCTACACCCACGAGGGCAAGGCGGTGCGCTTCTATGACGACCTGATCCGCAACAAGGTGGTGGCCATCAACATGATGTACACCGCCTGCGGCGATCGCTGTCCGACCATGACCGCCAACCTGCTGGCGGTGCAGAGAATGCTCGGCGAACGCGCCGGCCGCGACGTGTTCATGTACTCGCTGACCCTGCAGCCGGAGCTCGATACCCCGGAGGTGCTCAAGGCATATGCCGACAAGTACCGGATCAAGCCGGGCTGGCAGTTCCTCACCGGTGCCCCCGAGGACATCGAGCGGCTGCGCTTCAAGCTGGGTTTCTACGACATCGACCCGCTGATTGACGGCAACAAGGCCAGCCATACCGGCATGGTGCGCATCGGCAACGACCACTTCAACCGCTGGTCGATGGCCCCGGCCCTGGCCGATCCCCGGCAGATCTTCGCCACCCTCAATCACCTGGATCATAGGGTGGCACAGACAGGCAGCGCGGCTGACCCCGCGCGTACCTGA
- a CDS encoding multicopper oxidase family protein — protein sequence MPRKSRKAPTTSLDATDENPASRRSFLKLSAAALAAPALLRTPTARAGDDDDDEGVAAPVVPPSPYTTPWVEYLPNAITPVLAVDRLTPAPTLTANLGGGEAGRDEHQRYAELTVTPPRLYELHAVERDWRFHQDLPVQPVWIYQANTPDFSPVILARYGYPLLCRIYNDLPPNHQGFGTPEISTHLHNLHCGSESDGFPGDYYSANKFGPTLTAQGHFKDHFYPNILAGYDEFPATKGDPREALGTLFYHDHTLDFTAPNLYRGLAGFYLLFDDIDSGNEQDTNPQALRLPSGAYDYPLDFCDRRFDPTGMLFYDQLNPEGILGDKVVINGKIEPVLRVARRKYRFRLLNTGPSRFYALSLVNANNAMQVFTYIANDGNLLPAPLKLQTRVELGVAERADIIVDFAKYPLGTELYLVNRMRQEDTRGPKDVKDTGPRILKFVVDRNATDYSRVPNTLRPLRPVTEAEKASAKVRRWEFNRSGGLWTINEKLVDVQNPRAKIPKGSHEIWELVNPEDGWHHPIHIHFEEGIILSKTVLGQNVPIPVHERGRKDVFVLGEDMTIRVFLRFRDFHGKYVMHCHNLIHEDHAMMVRWDIEDDDDSNGSA from the coding sequence ATGCCCCGCAAAAGCCGCAAGGCCCCAACTACCAGCCTCGACGCCACGGACGAAAACCCGGCCAGTCGACGCAGTTTCCTCAAGCTCAGCGCCGCCGCCCTCGCCGCACCGGCCCTGCTACGCACGCCCACGGCCCGAGCCGGGGACGACGATGATGACGAGGGCGTCGCCGCGCCGGTGGTGCCGCCGAGCCCATACACCACCCCCTGGGTCGAGTACCTGCCGAATGCGATCACCCCGGTTCTGGCCGTCGACCGGCTAACCCCCGCGCCCACGCTGACGGCCAATCTGGGCGGCGGCGAAGCGGGTCGTGACGAGCACCAGCGCTATGCCGAGCTCACCGTCACGCCGCCGAGGCTGTACGAACTGCACGCCGTGGAGCGCGACTGGCGCTTCCACCAGGACCTGCCGGTGCAGCCGGTGTGGATCTATCAGGCCAATACGCCCGACTTCAGCCCGGTGATCCTCGCCCGCTATGGCTATCCCCTGCTGTGCCGGATCTACAACGACCTGCCGCCGAACCACCAGGGCTTCGGCACGCCGGAAATTTCCACCCACCTGCACAACCTGCATTGCGGCTCGGAAAGCGACGGCTTCCCCGGCGACTATTACAGCGCGAACAAGTTCGGCCCGACCCTGACGGCGCAGGGCCACTTCAAGGATCACTTCTACCCCAACATCCTGGCCGGCTACGACGAGTTCCCGGCGACCAAGGGCGACCCCCGCGAGGCGCTGGGCACGCTGTTCTATCACGACCACACCCTCGACTTCACCGCCCCCAACCTGTACCGCGGCCTCGCCGGTTTCTATCTGCTGTTCGACGACATCGACTCGGGCAACGAGCAAGACACCAATCCCCAGGCCCTGCGCCTGCCCAGCGGCGCCTACGACTACCCGCTGGACTTCTGCGACCGCCGCTTCGACCCGACCGGCATGCTCTTCTACGACCAGCTCAACCCCGAGGGCATCCTCGGCGACAAGGTGGTGATCAACGGCAAGATCGAGCCGGTGCTCAGGGTGGCGCGGCGCAAATACCGCTTCCGCCTGCTCAACACCGGGCCGAGCCGCTTCTACGCGCTGTCTCTGGTCAACGCCAACAATGCGATGCAGGTCTTCACCTACATCGCCAACGACGGCAACCTGCTGCCGGCGCCGCTGAAACTCCAGACCCGCGTGGAACTGGGGGTGGCCGAGCGCGCCGACATCATCGTCGACTTCGCCAAGTACCCGCTGGGCACCGAGCTGTACCTGGTCAACCGCATGCGCCAGGAGGACACCCGCGGGCCCAAGGACGTCAAGGACACAGGTCCGCGCATCCTCAAGTTCGTGGTCGACCGCAACGCCACCGACTACAGCCGGGTGCCGAACACCCTGCGCCCGCTGCGGCCGGTCACCGAGGCCGAGAAGGCCAGTGCCAAGGTGCGGCGCTGGGAGTTCAACCGCAGCGGCGGGCTGTGGACGATCAACGAGAAGCTGGTCGACGTGCAGAACCCACGGGCGAAGATCCCCAAGGGCAGCCACGAGATCTGGGAGCTGGTCAACCCGGAAGACGGCTGGCACCACCCGATCCACATCCACTTCGAGGAAGGCATCATCCTCAGCAAGACCGTGCTCGGCCAAAACGTGCCCATCCCCGTCCACGAGCGCGGCCGCAAGGACGTTTTCGTGCTCGGCGAAGACATGACGATCCGGGTGTTCCTGCGCTTTCGCGACTTCCACGGCAAGTACGTCATGCACTGCCACAACCTGATCCACGAGGACCACGCCATGATGGTCCGCTGGGACATCGAGGACGATGACGACAGCAACGGCAGCGCCTGA
- a CDS encoding SCO family protein produces MNTRRNILAGLGTAALGLMAWGASSSLRALPTTRTHSSGGANPNAFPNVRLYTHTGKAVRFYDDLIRNKVVAINMMYTSCGDRCPTMTANLLAVQKMLGERAGRDVFMYSLTLQPELDTPEVLKEYVDKYRIQPGWQFLTGDPADMERLRYKLGFYDPDPLVDGNKASHTGMVRIGNDNFNRWTMAPALAAPEQIFATLNHVDHSVVHTA; encoded by the coding sequence ATGAACACTCGCAGAAACATCCTCGCCGGCCTGGGCACTGCCGCACTCGGCCTGATGGCCTGGGGCGCCAGCAGCAGCCTGCGCGCGCTGCCCACCACCCGCACCCACAGCAGCGGCGGGGCGAACCCCAACGCGTTCCCCAACGTCAGGCTCTACACCCACACAGGCAAGGCGGTGCGCTTCTATGACGACCTGATCCGCAACAAGGTGGTGGCCATCAACATGATGTACACCTCCTGCGGCGACCGCTGCCCGACCATGACCGCCAATCTGCTGGCGGTGCAGAAGATGCTCGGCGAGCGCGCCGGACGCGATGTGTTCATGTACTCGCTGACCCTGCAGCCGGAGCTCGACACCCCGGAGGTGCTCAAGGAATACGTCGACAAGTACCGGATCCAGCCGGGCTGGCAATTCCTCACCGGCGACCCTGCCGACATGGAGCGGCTGCGCTACAAGCTGGGTTTCTACGACCCGGACCCGCTGGTGGACGGCAACAAGGCCAGCCACACCGGCATGGTGCGCATCGGCAACGACAACTTCAACCGCTGGACCATGGCCCCGGCCCTGGCCGCTCCCGAGCAGATCTTCGCCACCCTCAACCATGTGGACCATTCGGTCGTCCACACGGCCTGA
- a CDS encoding multicopper oxidase family protein yields MKTTGRDAKTEKQDDLNEIPSRRSFLKLGAAAIAAPALLSSAAALAEDGEDDDVSAPVIPPSPATIPWVERLPDAITPLQTIEHLLPDHKVQADVANGECGRDDHQRYDELCPTEPVMYELHAIQRNWVFNPALPAQPVWNYQTKAEADRTADGAPLASLSTVIRARYGAPVMLRMHNDLPQEHQGFGTPEISTHLHNLHCPSESDGFPSDYYSGDKSGPTLSGPGSYKDHFYPNVCAGYDEVNSDPALAPYAARDAQGKMIGDHREALGTLFFHDHCLDFTAANVVRGLTGFYLLYDELDSGDERDTNPKALRLPSGAYDYPLNFCDRRFDLSGKLYYDQLNPEGVLGDKTLINGKIEPVLNVAARKYRLRLLNSGPSRFYAFYLVNSSNAVQPFTYIANDGNLLPAPLLNQTKVQLGVAERADIIVDFGKYPAGTELYLVNRLRQEDTRGPKDIRTPGTRVLKLVVGNKVADYSRIPAKLRELRPITAAELNNAKVRRWEFGRKGGLWTVNDKIFDVQQVSAKIEKGSCEIWELDSPSGGWSHPVHIHFEEGRILSKVVDGKSVPVPPHEQGRKDVFALGESSSMRVFLRFRDFAGKYVMHCHNMIHEDHMMMVRFDIEDDDDDGSSGSV; encoded by the coding sequence ATGAAAACCACCGGCCGTGACGCCAAAACCGAGAAACAAGATGACTTGAATGAGATCCCGAGCCGCCGCAGCTTTCTCAAGCTCGGCGCCGCCGCCATCGCCGCACCAGCGCTGCTGAGTTCGGCTGCCGCACTCGCCGAGGATGGTGAAGACGATGATGTCTCGGCACCGGTGATACCGCCCAGCCCGGCCACCATCCCCTGGGTCGAGCGCCTGCCGGATGCGATCACCCCGCTGCAAACGATCGAGCACCTGCTCCCCGACCATAAGGTGCAGGCGGATGTGGCCAATGGCGAGTGCGGCCGCGATGACCACCAGCGTTATGACGAGCTGTGCCCGACCGAGCCGGTGATGTACGAATTGCATGCCATACAGCGCAACTGGGTGTTCAACCCGGCCCTGCCGGCGCAGCCGGTGTGGAACTACCAGACCAAGGCCGAGGCCGACAGAACGGCCGACGGCGCCCCCCTGGCCTCGCTGAGTACGGTGATCCGCGCGCGCTATGGCGCGCCGGTGATGCTGCGCATGCACAACGACCTGCCGCAGGAGCACCAGGGCTTCGGTACCCCGGAAATCTCCACCCACCTGCACAACCTGCATTGCCCTTCGGAAAGCGATGGCTTCCCCAGCGATTACTACAGCGGCGACAAATCCGGGCCCACCCTGTCGGGACCGGGCAGCTACAAGGATCATTTCTACCCCAACGTCTGTGCCGGCTACGACGAGGTCAACAGCGACCCGGCGCTGGCCCCATACGCCGCCCGCGACGCGCAGGGCAAAATGATTGGCGACCACCGCGAGGCCCTGGGCACGCTGTTCTTCCACGACCACTGCCTGGACTTCACCGCCGCCAACGTGGTCCGCGGCCTGACCGGCTTCTACCTGCTGTACGACGAACTCGACTCGGGCGACGAGCGCGATACCAATCCCAAGGCCCTGCGCCTGCCCAGCGGCGCCTACGACTACCCGCTGAACTTCTGCGACCGCCGCTTCGACCTGAGCGGCAAACTTTATTACGACCAACTCAACCCCGAGGGCGTCCTCGGCGACAAGACCCTGATCAACGGCAAGATCGAGCCGGTGCTCAACGTCGCGGCGCGCAAGTACCGCCTGCGCCTGCTCAACAGCGGCCCCAGCCGTTTCTATGCGTTCTACCTGGTCAACAGCAGTAACGCGGTGCAGCCCTTCACCTACATCGCCAACGACGGCAACCTGCTGCCGGCACCGCTGCTCAACCAGACCAAGGTGCAGCTGGGCGTGGCCGAACGCGCCGACATCATTGTCGACTTCGGCAAATACCCGGCTGGCACCGAGCTGTACCTGGTCAACCGCTTGCGCCAGGAGGACACCCGCGGCCCCAAAGATATCCGCACCCCAGGCACCCGCGTCCTCAAGTTGGTGGTTGGCAACAAGGTTGCCGACTACAGCCGGATCCCGGCCAAGCTGCGCGAGCTGCGGCCGATCACCGCCGCCGAGCTGAACAACGCCAAGGTGCGGCGCTGGGAGTTCGGCCGCAAGGGCGGCCTGTGGACGGTCAACGACAAGATCTTCGACGTGCAGCAAGTCAGCGCCAAGATCGAGAAAGGCAGCTGCGAGATCTGGGAACTGGACAGCCCCAGCGGCGGCTGGTCCCACCCGGTGCATATCCACTTCGAGGAAGGCCGCATCCTCAGCAAGGTGGTGGACGGCAAGAGCGTACCGGTCCCGCCCCATGAGCAGGGGCGCAAGGATGTCTTCGCGCTCGGCGAAAGCTCCTCGATGCGCGTGTTCCTGCGCTTTCGCGACTTCGCCGGCAAGTACGTCATGCACTGCCACAACATGATCCACGAGGACCACATGATGATGGTCCGCTTCGACATCGAGGACGATGACGATGACGGCAGCAGTGGCAGCGTTTGA
- a CDS encoding ATP-dependent zinc protease, protein MKAVLALLALLTLPALAAEPTLYGRYEYIKLPELQQTFKAKMDTGALTASLSAKDIERFSRDGEDWVRFKLATKDADDTVYEHKVARISKIKSRVDEEAEEEAPEAVKRPVIDLEMCLNGVTRTIEVNLADRSHFNYPLLIGARALREFDAAVNPARRFTAGKPKCD, encoded by the coding sequence GTGAAAGCCGTTCTCGCCCTGCTTGCCCTGCTGACCTTGCCGGCCCTGGCTGCCGAGCCGACCCTGTATGGCCGCTACGAGTACATCAAGCTGCCCGAGTTGCAGCAGACCTTCAAAGCCAAGATGGACACCGGCGCGCTGACCGCCTCGCTGTCGGCCAAGGACATCGAGCGCTTCAGCCGTGACGGCGAGGACTGGGTGCGCTTCAAGCTGGCCACCAAGGATGCCGACGACACCGTCTACGAGCACAAGGTGGCGCGCATCAGCAAGATCAAGAGCCGCGTTGACGAGGAGGCAGAGGAGGAGGCGCCGGAGGCAGTCAAGCGGCCGGTGATCGACCTCGAGATGTGTCTGAACGGCGTGACCCGTACCATCGAGGTCAACCTCGCCGACCGCAGCCACTTCAACTACCCGCTGCTGATCGGCGCCCGCGCCCTGCGCGAGTTCGATGCCGCGGTGAACCCGGCGCGGCGCTTCACCGCCGGCAAGCCCAAGTGTGATTGA
- a CDS encoding glutathione S-transferase N-terminal domain-containing protein, which translates to MSAPTMTLFHSPSSPFVRKIMVLLHETGQLPRVALESVQLAPTSPHPAVNASNPAGKIPALRLADGSVLYDSRVIFDYLDQQHVGEPLIPREGSARWRRLTLAALADAILDAAVLIRYENFLRPADKQWRDWLDGQQAKIERGLAELESHAVAELSCHFDVAAIGVACALGYLDLRQPELGWRQRQPQLAAWYAEVSQLPSLQATQPPA; encoded by the coding sequence ATGTCAGCCCCCACCATGACCCTGTTCCACTCACCCAGCTCGCCCTTCGTGCGCAAGATCATGGTGTTGCTGCACGAGACCGGCCAGCTGCCGCGCGTCGCCCTGGAGAGCGTGCAACTGGCGCCGACCAGCCCCCACCCGGCGGTCAACGCCAGCAACCCGGCCGGCAAGATTCCGGCGTTGCGCCTGGCCGACGGCAGCGTGCTGTACGACAGCCGGGTGATCTTCGACTACCTCGACCAGCAGCATGTCGGCGAACCGCTGATCCCCCGCGAAGGCAGTGCGCGCTGGCGGCGCCTGACCCTGGCGGCGCTGGCCGATGCAATCCTCGATGCGGCGGTGCTGATCCGCTATGAAAACTTCCTGCGCCCCGCCGACAAACAGTGGCGTGACTGGCTGGACGGCCAGCAGGCGAAGATCGAGCGCGGCCTCGCCGAGCTGGAAAGCCATGCGGTGGCCGAGCTGAGTTGCCACTTCGACGTCGCCGCCATCGGCGTCGCCTGCGCCCTCGGCTATCTCGACCTGCGCCAGCCCGAACTCGGCTGGCGCCAGCGCCAGCCGCAGCTGGCCGCCTGGTATGCCGAAGTCAGCCAGCTCCCGTCGTTGCAGGCCACCCAGCCGCCGGCCTGA
- a CDS encoding PolC-type DNA polymerase III, with amino-acid sequence MSLLAWLQRPGPMLTPAQLERLQRLPIPTPLSQRPLAEQRLVVLDLETSGLNPQRDQVLSIGAVVIEHGAIDLAQQYECTLQRADQRAGASTLIHGLAPSAIVAGREPAEALLDFLEFLGASPLLAFHAGFDRHMLSRALKQTLGLRLQHPFLDAAELAPLLCPQAELRRAGLDAWTGYFGLQVQQRHHASADALVTAELALILFSRARRQQLDSLHALDQRLQHWQRRQATPSL; translated from the coding sequence ATGAGCCTGTTGGCCTGGCTGCAGCGCCCCGGCCCCATGCTGACGCCGGCACAGCTCGAGCGCCTGCAGCGGCTGCCAATACCCACACCACTCAGCCAGCGACCACTGGCCGAGCAGCGCCTGGTGGTGCTCGACCTGGAAACCAGCGGCCTCAACCCGCAGCGCGACCAAGTGCTGTCGATCGGCGCGGTGGTGATCGAGCACGGCGCCATCGACCTCGCCCAGCAGTACGAATGCACCCTGCAGCGCGCCGACCAGCGGGCCGGCGCCAGCACCCTGATCCATGGTCTGGCGCCCAGTGCCATCGTCGCCGGGCGCGAGCCGGCCGAAGCGCTGCTGGACTTCCTCGAGTTCCTCGGCGCCAGCCCGCTGCTGGCCTTCCACGCCGGCTTCGACCGCCACATGCTGAGCCGCGCCCTGAAGCAGACGCTCGGCCTGCGCCTGCAGCATCCGTTCCTCGATGCCGCCGAACTGGCGCCGCTGCTCTGTCCGCAAGCGGAGCTGCGCCGCGCCGGGCTGGACGCCTGGACCGGGTATTTCGGCCTGCAGGTGCAGCAGCGTCACCACGCCAGCGCCGACGCCCTGGTCACCGCCGAACTCGCCCTGATCCTGTTCAGCCGCGCCCGCCGCCAGCAACTGGACAGCCTGCACGCCCTCGACCAGCGCCTGCAGCATTGGCAGCGCCGGCAGGCCACACCGTCGCTCTGA